A DNA window from Rhodocyclaceae bacterium contains the following coding sequences:
- a CDS encoding exodeoxyribonuclease VII large subunit, which translates to MREPASRPEILTVAALNRAAREAVEQALPALWVAGEISNFRRYDSGHCYFVLKDAQAQVRCVMFRHRASLLGWQPSDGSEVELRAVPSLYEARGDFQLNVETMRRAGLGALFAAFERLKAKLSAEGLFAAERKRPLPSFPRTVGIVTSTSAAALRDMLTTLRRRAPGVHVIVYPALVQGEGAARQIARAIAVAGERAECDVLIVGRGGGSIEDLWSFNEEVVARAIADSPIPTVSAVGHETDFTIADFVADARATTPTAAAVMVVPDAAQLHQRLQAQAAVLSRAQWRLLEQRMQTLDHLQRRLTHPGARARDQAVALGHLQRRLSQAQARLLDAAASRTGRVAARLAQVRPDAAAKAADLARLGARLSSAGSRLIERRQSRLDALRASLVHLNPEAVLERGYSITRLPGGKVLQDARDAVPGTALETMLAHGSVRSIVG; encoded by the coding sequence ATGCGCGAACCAGCCTCCCGCCCCGAGATCCTGACCGTGGCGGCGCTCAACCGGGCGGCGCGAGAGGCAGTCGAACAAGCTCTGCCAGCGCTGTGGGTAGCCGGAGAGATATCGAATTTCCGCCGCTACGACTCCGGTCATTGCTACTTCGTGCTGAAGGACGCCCAGGCGCAGGTGCGCTGCGTGATGTTCCGCCACCGCGCCTCGCTGCTGGGCTGGCAGCCGAGCGACGGCAGCGAGGTCGAGTTGCGCGCCGTACCGTCGCTGTACGAGGCGCGCGGCGATTTCCAGCTCAATGTCGAGACGATGCGCCGTGCCGGCCTGGGCGCGCTGTTCGCTGCGTTCGAGCGGCTGAAGGCGAAGCTGTCGGCCGAGGGCCTGTTTGCCGCCGAGCGCAAGCGGCCGCTGCCGTCGTTCCCGCGCACCGTCGGCATCGTCACGTCGACCTCGGCCGCGGCCCTGCGCGACATGCTCACCACGCTGCGCCGGCGCGCCCCGGGGGTGCACGTGATCGTCTACCCGGCGCTGGTGCAGGGCGAGGGCGCGGCACGCCAGATCGCGCGCGCGATCGCGGTGGCCGGCGAACGGGCGGAATGCGACGTGCTGATCGTCGGGCGCGGCGGTGGCAGCATCGAGGACCTGTGGTCGTTCAACGAAGAAGTCGTCGCGCGCGCGATCGCCGACAGCCCGATCCCGACCGTCAGTGCGGTCGGGCATGAAACCGATTTCACCATCGCGGACTTCGTCGCCGACGCCCGCGCGACCACGCCGACCGCCGCTGCCGTGATGGTGGTTCCGGACGCGGCGCAGCTGCACCAGCGGTTGCAGGCGCAGGCTGCGGTGCTCAGCCGCGCGCAGTGGCGCCTGCTGGAGCAGCGAATGCAGACCCTTGACCACCTGCAGCGCCGCCTGACGCATCCGGGTGCCCGTGCGCGCGACCAGGCGGTCGCGCTCGGCCATCTGCAGCGCCGGCTGTCGCAGGCGCAGGCCCGCCTGCTGGATGCTGCGGCCAGCCGCACCGGGCGCGTCGCCGCGCGGCTGGCGCAGGTGCGGCCGGACGCCGCCGCGAAGGCCGCCGATCTGGCGCGCCTGGGTGCGCGATTGTCGAGCGCCGGCAGCCGGTTGATCGAGCGCCGCCAGTCGAGACTCGATGCGTTGCGGGCGAGCCTCGTGCACCTGAACCCCGAGGCGGTGCTCGAGCGCGGCTACAGCATCACCCGACTGCCAGGGGGCAAGGTGCTGCAGGATGCCCGCGACGCCGTACCGGGCACCGCGCTCGAAACCATGCTGGCGCACGGCAGCGTGCGCTCCATCGTCGGCTGA
- the miaA gene encoding tRNA (adenosine(37)-N6)-dimethylallyltransferase MiaA: MHADRDRQGLPPALVLTGPTASGKSGVAVELARCLPCEIVSVDSALVYRGMNIGTAKPDAATLASVPHHLVDLLEPTERYSAARFVEDALSTMAAITARGNLPLLTGGTMLYLKALASGIADLPQADAATRSVIDTMAAGSGWPALHDELSRCDPDTAARLDPNDAQRIQRALEVYYLSGEPMSKLLRERPPRPLPYRLIQAALVPSDRSLLHARIETRFDEMLELGLIGELRRLRERHALDPELPSMRCVGYRQAWAYLDGRTSLGQLRSTGIAATRQLAKRQLTWLRSMPEVATFDCLAPNPMGQVLDFFGGMLAD; encoded by the coding sequence ATGCACGCCGACCGCGACAGGCAGGGCTTGCCACCCGCGCTGGTGCTCACCGGACCGACCGCCAGCGGCAAGAGCGGGGTCGCGGTCGAACTCGCCCGCTGCCTGCCGTGCGAAATCGTCAGCGTCGACTCCGCGCTGGTCTACCGCGGCATGAACATCGGCACCGCGAAGCCCGACGCGGCGACGCTGGCCAGCGTACCGCACCACCTGGTCGACCTTCTTGAACCGACCGAGCGCTACAGCGCAGCGCGCTTTGTGGAGGATGCGCTGTCGACGATGGCCGCAATCACCGCGCGCGGCAACCTGCCGCTGCTCACCGGCGGCACCATGCTCTACCTGAAGGCACTCGCCTCGGGCATCGCCGACCTGCCGCAGGCGGATGCAGCCACCCGCAGCGTGATCGACACGATGGCCGCCGGCAGCGGCTGGCCCGCGCTCCACGACGAACTGTCGCGCTGCGATCCCGATACTGCGGCACGGCTCGACCCGAACGACGCACAGCGCATCCAGCGCGCGCTCGAGGTGTACTACCTGAGCGGCGAACCGATGTCGAAACTGCTGCGCGAGCGGCCACCCCGGCCGCTGCCCTACCGGCTGATCCAGGCGGCGCTGGTACCCTCGGACCGCAGCCTGCTGCACGCACGCATCGAGACGCGCTTCGACGAGATGCTCGAACTCGGGCTGATCGGCGAGCTGCGCCGGCTGCGCGAGCGGCATGCGCTGGACCCGGAACTGCCATCGATGCGCTGCGTCGGTTACCGCCAGGCCTGGGCCTACCTGGACGGCCGCACCTCGCTCGGGCAACTGCGCAGCACCGGCATCGCAGCCACCCGCCAGCTCGCCAAGCGCCAGCTCACCTGGCTGCGCTCTATGCCGGAGGTGGCAACCTTCGACTGTCTGGCGCCCAACCCCATGGGGCAGGTACTCGACTTCTTCGGCGGCATGCTCGCCGACTGA
- the mutL gene encoding DNA mismatch repair endonuclease MutL translates to MVRIHALPDLLISQIAAGEVIERPASALKELLENAIDAGATELAIELDAGGTRRIAVTDNGHGIDRDDLALALTRHATSKIAALEDLESVASLGFRGEALASIASVADLTLASRTADSRHGWRIGHMGATGAGSDAGARIGPAAIAPGTRIEALDLFFNTPARKRFLKSEQTEYAHCEEAVHRIALAHPAVGFRLSHNGKPVLRLPPQDRAARIVALLGSDFADAALPVEENIGHLAISGAIAQPAYSRASRDAQYLFVNGRFVRDKLLSHAVRAAYRDVLHHQRHPAFALYVTIDPRAVDVNVHPTKIEVRFRESQAVHQFVLHALEKALASTRAGATGGSLASRQDALPADVPGDRDGGAASPSWKAPAGWGRDPASRGAGPAQAPLGLRSSEPSALYDALFGQVGSGGTGAPLDAVRGTTTAGEARMAVPDGAAPPLGFALGQLAGIYVLAQNAQGLIVVDMHAAHERIVFERLKQSIDAGAVPRQPLLLPVSFAASALDIAAIGEHRGTLDQLGFDMAPLSQGAIVVRAVPATLERADPVDLARSVLAELHESGEVDTVAARRDQLLSTMACHGAVRANRALTLAEMNALLREMEATERSGQCNHGRPTWCQVTLAELDRMFLRGR, encoded by the coding sequence GTGGTGCGCATCCACGCGCTGCCCGACCTGCTGATCAGCCAGATCGCGGCCGGCGAGGTGATCGAGCGCCCGGCCTCGGCGCTGAAGGAACTGCTCGAGAACGCGATCGATGCCGGGGCGACCGAACTGGCGATCGAACTGGACGCCGGCGGCACGCGCCGGATCGCGGTGACCGACAATGGCCACGGCATCGACAGGGACGACCTCGCGCTGGCACTGACCCGCCATGCGACGAGCAAGATCGCGGCGCTCGAAGACCTGGAATCGGTCGCCAGCCTCGGCTTCCGCGGCGAGGCGCTGGCCTCGATCGCATCGGTGGCCGACCTCACCCTCGCCAGCCGCACCGCTGATTCGCGCCACGGCTGGCGCATCGGCCACATGGGTGCGACCGGTGCCGGCAGCGATGCCGGCGCCCGCATCGGCCCGGCCGCGATCGCGCCGGGCACCCGCATCGAGGCGCTCGATCTTTTCTTCAACACGCCGGCCCGCAAGCGCTTCCTCAAGTCGGAGCAGACCGAGTACGCGCACTGCGAAGAGGCAGTGCACCGCATCGCGCTCGCCCACCCTGCGGTCGGCTTCCGCCTGTCCCACAACGGCAAGCCGGTGCTGCGCCTGCCGCCCCAGGATCGCGCGGCGCGCATCGTCGCGCTGCTGGGCAGCGATTTCGCCGATGCCGCACTGCCGGTCGAAGAGAACATCGGGCACCTGGCGATCAGCGGCGCGATCGCACAGCCCGCCTACTCCCGGGCCTCGCGCGATGCACAGTATCTGTTCGTCAACGGCCGGTTCGTGCGCGACAAGCTCCTCTCGCACGCGGTGCGCGCCGCCTACCGCGACGTGCTGCACCACCAGCGCCATCCCGCGTTCGCGCTCTACGTCACCATCGACCCGCGCGCGGTCGACGTGAACGTGCACCCGACGAAGATCGAGGTGCGCTTCCGCGAGTCGCAGGCGGTGCACCAGTTCGTTCTGCATGCGCTCGAGAAGGCACTCGCCTCGACCCGGGCGGGCGCGACCGGCGGCAGCCTCGCCAGCCGGCAGGATGCGCTGCCGGCGGACGTGCCCGGCGACCGCGACGGCGGCGCAGCCAGCCCGTCGTGGAAGGCGCCCGCAGGCTGGGGCCGCGACCCGGCCAGCCGAGGTGCGGGCCCGGCGCAGGCCCCGCTCGGGCTTCGTTCGTCCGAACCGTCGGCGCTCTACGACGCGCTGTTCGGCCAGGTGGGGTCGGGCGGGACCGGGGCACCCCTCGATGCCGTCCGCGGCACCACAACGGCCGGCGAGGCCCGCATGGCTGTCCCGGACGGCGCCGCGCCGCCGCTGGGCTTCGCGCTCGGCCAGCTGGCCGGGATCTACGTGCTGGCCCAGAATGCACAGGGACTGATCGTCGTCGACATGCACGCAGCGCACGAACGCATTGTGTTCGAACGCCTGAAGCAGAGCATCGATGCCGGGGCGGTACCGCGCCAGCCGCTGCTGCTGCCGGTCTCGTTCGCGGCTTCGGCACTGGACATTGCCGCGATCGGCGAGCACCGCGGCACGCTCGACCAGCTGGGCTTCGACATGGCCCCGCTGTCCCAGGGAGCGATCGTGGTGCGTGCCGTACCAGCCACGCTGGAGCGTGCCGATCCGGTCGACCTTGCCCGATCCGTGCTTGCCGAACTGCACGAGTCGGGCGAGGTGGATACGGTCGCGGCCCGGCGCGACCAGCTGCTGTCGACGATGGCCTGCCATGGCGCGGTGCGCGCCAACCGGGCACTGACGCTGGCCGAAATGAACGCGCTGCTGCGCGAGATGGAGGCGACCGAAAGGTCCGGCCAGTGCAACCACGGCCGGCCGACGTGGTGCCAGGTCACGCTGGCCGAACTCGACCGGATGTTCCTGCGCGGCCGTTGA
- a CDS encoding Re/Si-specific NAD(P)(+) transhydrogenase subunit alpha, translating to MKIGIPTEVRPGETRVAATPETVKKYCAGGQNAVFVQAGAGAGANFPDADYAAAGATVVADAASVYGQCDLVLKVRSPLPEEVSAMKSGTVLIGLLAPYDAAGIEALASKGLTAFAMELLPRTSRAQSMDVLSSQANIAGYKAVVLGADTYGRIMPMLMTAAGTVKAARMVILGAGVAGLQAIATAKRLGAVIEASDVRPAVKEQIESLGAKFIDVPYETDEEREIAQGAGGYARPMPASWMGRQAAEVAKRIALADIVITTALIPGRKAPVLVTDDMVRSMKPGSVIVDMAVEQGGNVEGSKAGETVVSHGVKLVGQTNLPALVPTDSSALYARNLMTFLALMLDNKTGQFNLNREDDLVAGTLVCHGGELVRKQ from the coding sequence ATGAAGATCGGCATTCCCACTGAAGTTCGACCCGGCGAGACGCGGGTTGCGGCGACTCCCGAGACAGTGAAGAAGTATTGCGCGGGCGGCCAGAACGCCGTGTTCGTGCAGGCTGGCGCCGGGGCCGGTGCCAATTTTCCCGACGCCGACTACGCTGCCGCGGGTGCCACGGTCGTGGCCGATGCCGCCTCCGTCTACGGCCAGTGCGATCTGGTCCTGAAGGTACGCTCGCCACTGCCGGAAGAAGTCTCCGCGATGAAGTCCGGCACGGTGCTGATCGGCCTGCTGGCACCGTACGACGCGGCCGGCATCGAGGCGCTCGCGAGCAAGGGCCTGACCGCCTTCGCGATGGAGCTGCTGCCGCGCACCTCGCGTGCGCAGTCGATGGACGTGCTCTCCTCCCAGGCCAACATTGCCGGCTACAAGGCGGTGGTGCTGGGCGCCGACACCTACGGCCGCATCATGCCGATGCTGATGACCGCCGCCGGTACGGTAAAGGCCGCGCGCATGGTGATCCTGGGCGCGGGCGTGGCCGGCCTGCAGGCCATCGCGACCGCGAAGCGGCTGGGTGCGGTGATCGAGGCGTCCGACGTGCGCCCGGCGGTGAAGGAGCAGATCGAGTCGCTCGGCGCGAAATTCATCGACGTGCCGTACGAGACCGACGAAGAGCGCGAGATCGCCCAAGGTGCAGGCGGCTACGCGCGGCCGATGCCGGCCTCGTGGATGGGGCGCCAGGCGGCCGAAGTCGCCAAGCGTATCGCGCTGGCCGACATCGTGATCACCACGGCGCTGATCCCCGGCCGCAAGGCGCCGGTGCTGGTCACCGACGACATGGTCAGGTCGATGAAGCCCGGCTCGGTGATCGTCGACATGGCGGTCGAGCAGGGCGGCAACGTCGAGGGATCGAAGGCAGGCGAGACCGTGGTCTCGCATGGCGTGAAGCTGGTCGGGCAGACCAACCTGCCGGCCCTGGTCCCCACCGATTCCAGCGCGCTGTACGCCCGCAACCTGATGACCTTCCTGGCGCTGATGCTCGACAACAAGACCGGGCAGTTCAACCTCAACCGCGAAGACGACCTCGTCGCCGGCACCCTCGTGTGCCACGGCGGCGAACTCGTGCGCAAGCAATAA
- a CDS encoding NAD(P) transhydrogenase subunit alpha: MELVDPTITNLIIFVLAIYVGFHVVWNVTPALHTPLMAVTNAISAIVIVGAMLAAALTETPLGKTMGVLAVALAAVNVFGGFLVTRRMLEMFKKKEPRKAAGDHA, encoded by the coding sequence ATGGAACTCGTTGACCCGACCATCACAAACCTGATCATCTTCGTGCTCGCCATCTACGTCGGCTTCCACGTGGTGTGGAACGTGACCCCCGCGCTGCATACGCCGCTGATGGCGGTGACCAACGCGATCTCCGCGATCGTCATCGTCGGCGCGATGCTCGCCGCCGCGCTGACCGAGACCCCGCTGGGCAAGACGATGGGCGTGCTCGCCGTCGCACTGGCCGCAGTGAACGTGTTCGGTGGCTTCCTCGTCACGCGCCGGATGCTCGAGATGTTCAAGAAGAAAGAGCCCCGGAAAGCCGCGGGAGACCACGCATGA
- a CDS encoding NAD(P)(+) transhydrogenase (Re/Si-specific) subunit beta encodes MSMNLVVLLYLIASVCFIQALKGLSHPTTSRLGNLFGMVGMAIAALTTVGLIYKLAGQSATTGMLYVIGGVAVGGTLGAVMAKRVEMTKMPELVAFMHSMIGLAAVFIAVATVAEPWALGLVNRGEPIPIGNRIELFIGAFVGAITFSGSVIAFGKLSGKYKFRLFQGAPVQFKGQHMLNLVLAIAMLGFGIAFVVTQDWTPFWAMLAIAFVLGVLIIIPIGGADMPVVVSMLNSYSGWAAAGIGFSLNNSMLIIAGSLVGSSGAILSYIMCKAMNRSFFNVILGGFGQEGGAAAGTAEQRSVKSGSADDVAFMLSNADSVIIVPGYGLAVARAQHAVKEMAHKLQAKGIQVRYAIHPVAGRMPGHMNVLLAEAEVPYDQVVEMEDINSDFGQTDVVMVLGANDVVNPAALVKGTPIYGMPILDAYKARTIIVNKRSMAAGYAGLDNELFYMDKTMMVFGDAKKVVEDIVKAIE; translated from the coding sequence ATGAGCATGAATCTCGTCGTTCTGCTGTACCTGATCGCCTCGGTCTGCTTCATCCAGGCGCTCAAGGGCCTCTCCCATCCGACGACGTCGCGGCTGGGCAATCTGTTCGGCATGGTCGGCATGGCCATCGCCGCGCTGACCACCGTCGGGCTGATCTACAAGCTCGCCGGGCAGTCGGCGACCACCGGCATGCTGTACGTGATCGGCGGCGTCGCGGTCGGCGGCACGCTCGGCGCGGTGATGGCCAAGCGCGTCGAGATGACCAAGATGCCGGAGCTGGTCGCGTTCATGCACTCGATGATCGGCCTGGCAGCCGTGTTCATCGCCGTGGCGACGGTCGCCGAGCCCTGGGCGCTCGGCCTCGTCAACCGTGGCGAGCCGATCCCGATCGGCAACCGGATCGAACTGTTCATCGGCGCATTCGTCGGTGCGATCACCTTCTCCGGTTCGGTGATCGCGTTCGGCAAGCTGTCGGGCAAGTACAAGTTCCGGCTGTTCCAGGGTGCGCCCGTTCAGTTCAAGGGCCAGCACATGCTCAACCTGGTGCTGGCGATCGCCATGCTCGGTTTCGGCATCGCGTTCGTGGTGACCCAGGACTGGACGCCGTTCTGGGCGATGCTGGCGATCGCCTTCGTACTCGGCGTGCTGATCATCATCCCGATCGGCGGCGCTGACATGCCGGTGGTGGTGTCGATGCTCAACAGCTACTCCGGTTGGGCGGCGGCGGGCATCGGCTTCTCGTTGAACAACTCGATGCTGATCATCGCCGGGTCGCTGGTCGGATCGAGCGGGGCAATCCTGTCCTACATCATGTGCAAGGCGATGAACCGGTCGTTCTTCAACGTGATCCTGGGCGGGTTCGGCCAGGAGGGCGGTGCCGCTGCGGGTACGGCCGAGCAGCGCTCCGTGAAGAGCGGCAGCGCGGACGACGTGGCGTTCATGCTGTCGAACGCCGACAGCGTGATCATCGTTCCGGGCTACGGGCTGGCGGTGGCACGGGCGCAGCATGCGGTGAAGGAAATGGCGCACAAGCTGCAGGCCAAGGGTATCCAGGTGCGCTACGCGATCCATCCGGTCGCGGGTCGCATGCCTGGGCACATGAACGTGCTGCTGGCCGAAGCCGAGGTGCCGTACGACCAGGTCGTCGAGATGGAGGACATCAACAGCGATTTCGGGCAGACCGACGTGGTGATGGTGCTCGGCGCCAACGACGTGGTGAACCCGGCCGCGCTGGTGAAGGGCACGCCGATCTACGGCATGCCGATCCTCGATGCCTACAAGGCGCGTACCATCATCGTGAACAAGCGGTCGATGGCCGCCGGTTATGCCGGCCTCGACAACGAGCTGTTCTACATGGACAAGACGATGATGGTCTTCGGCGACGCGAAGAAGGTCGTCGAGGATATCGTCAAGGCGATCGAGTAG
- a CDS encoding sulfurtransferase: MNHHTLISTEALAANLSDPDLVVFDCRHDLMNVEAGRNAYAADHIPGARFAHLDENLSGPKTGRSGRHPLPDVVALSNWLGQQGVAAGRQVVTYDASGGFFAARLWWMLRWLGHDTVAVLDGGLPKWKLEGRPLTQAAPNGQPATFTPRQRDALRVDVSTVLENLRSPDMLIVDARTPERFAGLNETMDPVGGHIPGAVNRFFQSNLESDGTFKPAGTLRREFIDLMTGHTAGQVVHQCGSGVTACHNVLAMEVAGLGGSRLYPGSWSEWCADPARPMEPQPAKASPA; encoded by the coding sequence ATGAACCACCACACCCTGATCAGCACCGAGGCGCTCGCCGCGAACCTGTCCGATCCCGATCTCGTCGTCTTCGACTGCCGGCATGACCTGATGAACGTCGAAGCCGGCCGCAACGCCTATGCCGCCGACCACATTCCCGGTGCACGTTTCGCCCACCTCGACGAGAACCTGTCCGGCCCCAAGACCGGGCGCTCCGGCCGCCATCCGCTGCCGGATGTCGTTGCCCTGTCGAACTGGCTGGGCCAGCAAGGCGTCGCCGCGGGCAGACAGGTCGTCACCTACGACGCGAGCGGCGGTTTCTTCGCAGCCCGCCTGTGGTGGATGCTGCGCTGGCTGGGCCACGATACGGTTGCCGTACTCGACGGTGGACTGCCAAAGTGGAAACTCGAGGGCCGGCCGCTGACGCAGGCCGCGCCGAACGGCCAGCCCGCAACGTTCACGCCGCGGCAGCGCGATGCGCTGCGGGTCGATGTATCGACCGTACTGGAGAACCTGCGCTCACCGGACATGCTGATCGTCGATGCCCGCACGCCGGAACGGTTTGCCGGCCTGAACGAGACGATGGATCCGGTCGGCGGGCATATCCCCGGCGCGGTCAACCGTTTCTTCCAGTCCAACCTCGAGAGCGACGGCACGTTCAAGCCGGCCGGCACCCTGCGCCGCGAATTCATCGACCTGATGACCGGGCACACAGCCGGGCAGGTCGTCCACCAGTGCGGATCCGGCGTGACCGCCTGCCACAACGTGCTGGCGATGGAAGTGGCCGGGCTCGGCGGCTCGCGGCTCTACCCCGGATCGTGGAGCGAGTGGTGCGCCGACCCGGCGCGGCCGATGGAGCCGCAGCCGGCGAAGGCATCGCCCGCCTAG
- a CDS encoding DMT family transporter, translated as MAALWMVVSGLFFTAHGVFVKLAAGRFGLGELMLYRSLFIVVAIVLFTRLAGWPLRTPHWRGHLVRSIAGVVSMLLFFACLAHAPLATAVTLNYTSPLFLALITGLLLRERLSLPAVVAIATGFAGVLALLQPWTEGSPLIPGLLGLAGGAVAAVAYLGVRQLGAAGEPEWRTVFYFALLGLVAGVVALPFTGATPVRASDLPLLAAIGAFALASQLAMTCAYSRGATLVVATLSYCGVLFAGLYDLFATGEAPTAAGWLGMSLIASAGVLSVVARRAPPPRAIHSGHR; from the coding sequence GTGGCAGCCCTGTGGATGGTCGTCTCCGGGCTGTTCTTCACCGCCCATGGGGTGTTCGTCAAGCTGGCTGCCGGCCGCTTCGGGCTGGGCGAGCTGATGCTCTACCGCAGCCTGTTCATCGTGGTCGCGATCGTGCTGTTCACCCGCCTGGCCGGGTGGCCGCTGCGCACACCGCACTGGCGTGGGCATCTGGTGCGCAGCATCGCGGGCGTGGTCTCGATGCTGCTGTTCTTCGCCTGCCTGGCGCATGCACCGCTTGCCACCGCAGTCACGCTCAATTACACCTCGCCCCTGTTCCTCGCGCTGATCACCGGCCTGTTGCTGCGGGAACGACTGTCGCTGCCCGCCGTCGTGGCGATCGCGACCGGCTTCGCCGGCGTGCTTGCACTGCTGCAACCCTGGACGGAAGGTTCGCCGCTCATACCGGGCCTGCTCGGCCTGGCCGGCGGGGCGGTGGCGGCTGTCGCCTATCTCGGCGTACGGCAGCTCGGCGCGGCCGGTGAACCGGAGTGGCGGACCGTGTTCTATTTCGCGCTGCTCGGACTCGTGGCCGGTGTTGTGGCGCTGCCGTTCACCGGCGCGACGCCGGTACGCGCGTCCGACCTGCCGCTGCTGGCGGCCATCGGCGCCTTTGCACTCGCCTCGCAGCTGGCGATGACCTGCGCCTACTCGCGGGGCGCGACCCTGGTCGTGGCGACGCTGTCCTACTGCGGCGTGCTGTTTGCCGGCCTGTACGACCTGTTCGCGACAGGCGAGGCACCGACGGCCGCAGGCTGGCTGGGCATGTCGCTGATCGCCAGCGCCGGCGTGCTGTCGGTCGTTGCACGGCGCGCACCGCCGCCGAGGGCTATACACTCGGGGCACCGGTGA
- a CDS encoding Rieske 2Fe-2S domain-containing protein, which yields MTDFAGVQRLRPAASQLPVGWYIDPAIWAMEERLIFDAGPRYIGHELMVPEPGDYRVPETTRGADVLVRNAGGIELLSNVCRHRQAQMLQGAGHSEQIVCPLHRWTYDLSGRLLGAPKFGASPCLDLQRTALTRWNGLLFDARRDIAHDLAQLSRVEEIDFDGYRFDHQLVEHYDVNWKTFIEVYLEDYHVDPFHPGLGRFVDCDNLDWEFGDWYSVQRVGVNSRLARAAGSPVYSRWHEQVLKQRGGKPPQLGAIWLTYYPNVMVEWYPGVLVVSSVRPDGPERCTNIVEFYYPEEIACFEREFVEAQRAAYIETAAEDREICERMQAGRRILWRQGRDDVGPYHSPYEDGMQHFHEFVQRQLHGS from the coding sequence GTGACGGATTTTGCAGGCGTCCAGCGGCTCCGACCGGCAGCCTCACAGCTGCCGGTCGGCTGGTACATCGACCCGGCCATATGGGCGATGGAGGAACGCCTGATCTTCGATGCCGGCCCGCGCTATATCGGCCATGAGCTGATGGTGCCGGAGCCCGGAGACTACCGCGTGCCGGAGACCACTCGCGGCGCCGATGTTCTCGTACGCAACGCCGGGGGCATAGAACTGCTGTCCAACGTCTGCCGGCATCGCCAGGCGCAGATGCTGCAGGGTGCCGGCCATTCGGAACAGATCGTGTGTCCGCTGCATCGCTGGACCTACGATCTGTCCGGGCGCCTGCTCGGGGCGCCGAAGTTCGGCGCATCGCCCTGCCTCGATCTGCAGCGCACGGCGCTCACCCGCTGGAACGGGCTGCTGTTCGATGCGCGGCGCGACATCGCGCACGACCTCGCGCAACTCTCCCGGGTCGAGGAGATCGACTTCGATGGCTACCGTTTCGACCACCAGCTGGTCGAGCACTACGACGTGAACTGGAAGACCTTCATCGAGGTGTACCTCGAGGACTATCACGTCGACCCGTTCCATCCCGGGCTTGGCCGATTCGTCGACTGCGACAACCTCGACTGGGAATTCGGAGACTGGTATTCGGTGCAGCGGGTCGGGGTCAACAGCCGGCTGGCGCGCGCCGCCGGCTCACCGGTCTATTCGCGCTGGCACGAGCAGGTGCTGAAGCAGCGCGGCGGCAAGCCGCCGCAATTGGGCGCGATCTGGCTGACCTACTATCCGAACGTGATGGTGGAGTGGTACCCGGGCGTGCTGGTGGTCAGCTCGGTCAGGCCAGACGGCCCGGAGCGATGCACCAACATCGTCGAGTTCTATTACCCGGAGGAGATCGCCTGTTTCGAGCGCGAGTTCGTCGAGGCGCAGCGCGCCGCCTACATCGAGACCGCCGCCGAGGACCGCGAGATCTGCGAACGCATGCAGGCGGGGCGCAGGATCCTCTGGCGCCAGGGCCGCGACGATGTCGGCCCGTACCACTCTCCTTACGAGGACGGCATGCAGCACTTCCACGAGTTCGTGCAGCGCCAGCTGCACGGCAGCTAG
- a CDS encoding exodeoxyribonuclease VII small subunit — MAKPSAKDSAAPARFETAMSELEKIVAAMEAGQLSLEESLENYRRGAELLTWCQGQLQAVQAQVKVLEDGLLKDFTLDAAGARVGPGARAAGGADPDDADAGDERD; from the coding sequence ATGGCCAAGCCCTCTGCAAAGGATTCCGCCGCCCCCGCCCGGTTCGAGACCGCGATGTCGGAACTCGAGAAGATCGTCGCCGCTATGGAAGCCGGGCAGCTTTCGCTGGAGGAATCGCTCGAAAACTATCGGCGCGGCGCCGAACTGCTGACCTGGTGCCAGGGGCAGTTGCAGGCGGTCCAGGCACAGGTGAAGGTCCTCGAGGACGGCCTGTTGAAGGACTTCACGCTGGATGCCGCGGGCGCGCGCGTGGGCCCGGGTGCCCGCGCCGCCGGTGGCGCCGATCCCGATGACGCCGATGCCGGCGACGAGCGCGATTGA